A part of Antennarius striatus isolate MH-2024 chromosome 21, ASM4005453v1, whole genome shotgun sequence genomic DNA contains:
- the zdhhc16b gene encoding palmitoyltransferase ZDHHC16B isoform X2, which produces MLSVGKGSTFSMWSYVLPAALISQPTCLHVNISNPSEGFTPLTSPEEAQMNMEASEVFRLRYEELLFYATCVCNCWCVFLCVCVCLEGGVCSVGMRLGSSCRWQLSRAMRLALRGCRLCLPWRGSEDAGTKPRISRRLLELWSYSRLLLKSLCFNSLSDSDTLLDCAFEPVYWIVDNTTRWFGVVFVWLVVLLTTSVVVIIYLFVLPTIVSTYSFPWIVWHLCCGHWLLVMVVFHYYKATTTSPGHPPKDRIHIPSVSICKKCITPKPPRTHHCSICNTCVLKMDHHCPWLNNCVGHLNHRYFFSFCIYMTLGCIYCSVSSRELFLDAYGAIERYYQTPPPKDTFAGTIAHKCVIFLWVLTSSVAVALGGLTVWHFLLISRGETSVERHINRKETKRLRAKGKVFRNPYHHGRINNWKLLFGVERRSHWFTRVFLPSNHPPGGDGIIWDCIFTRRDPMAI; this is translated from the exons ATGCTCTCAGTTGGAAAAGGCAGCACTTTCAGTATGTGGTCCTATGTGCTACCTGCTGCTCTAATATCCCAGCCCACATGTTTACATGTCAACATATCAAATCCGTCTGAAGGCTTCACACCTCTGACTTCTCCTGAGGAGGCACAGATGAACATGGAAGCCTCAGAAGTCTTCAGGCTGCGTTACGAAGAGCTTCTGTTCTACGCAACCTGTGTTTGTaactgttggtgtgtgtttctgtgtgtttgtgtgtgtctggaagGCGGAGTGTGCAGCGTTGGAATGCGTCTgggcagcagctgcaggtggCAGCTGTCCCGGGCCATGCGACTGGCGCTGCGTGGGTGCCGGCTGTGTCTCCCATGGAGGGGGAGCGAAGACGCGGGGACGAAACCGCGGATCAGCAGGAGGCTTCTGGAGCTCTGGAGCTACAGCAGACTGCTGCTCAAGTCACTGTGCTTCAACAGCCTCAGCGACTCGGACACTCTGCTGGACTGTGCATTTGAACCCGTCTACTGGATCGTGGACAACACGACCCGCTGGTTTGGAGTG GTGTTTGTCTGGCTTGTCGTACTGCTCACTACCTCAGTTGTGGTCATCATCTACCTATTCGTCCTCCCCACCATCGTCAGCACATATTCTTTTCCCTGGATTGTCTGGCACCTCTGCTGTGGCCACTGGCTTCTGGTCATGGTGGTCTTCCATTACTATAAggccaccaccacctccccagGACATCCACCCAAG GACAGAATTCATATTCCTTCAGTGTCCATCTGTAAGAAATGCATCACTCCCAAACCTCCCAGGACGCACCACTGCAGCATCTGCAACAC ATGTGTTTTGAAGATGGACCACCACTGCC CGTGGTTGAACAACTGCGTGGGTCATCTGAATCATCGctacttcttttccttctgCATTTACATGACTCTGGGATGCATCTACTGCAGCGTCAGCAGCAGAGAATTGTTCCTGGATGCCTACGGTGCCATagag AGATACTACCAGACCCCTCCTCCAAAAGACACTTTTGCAGGGACCATCGCTCACAAGTGTGTCATCTTCCTCTGGGTGCTCACCAG CTCTGTGGCGGTAGCGCTGGGAGGACTCACCGTGTggcacttcctgctcatcagcAGAGGAGAAACCAGTGTGGAGCGCCACATCAACCGCAAAGAGACCAAGAGACTCAGAGCAAAGGGCAAG GTGTTCAGAAATCCTTATCATCACGGCAGAATTAACAACTGGAAGTTACTTTTTGGTGTGGAAAGGAGGAG CCACTGGTTCACACGGGTCTTCTTGCCCTCCAACCATCCCCCAGGTGGAGACGGCATCATATGGGACTGCATCTTCACCAGAAGAGACCCCATGGCCATCTGA
- the zdhhc16b gene encoding palmitoyltransferase ZDHHC16B isoform X3: MLSVGKGSTFSMWSYVLPAALISQPTCLHVNISNPSEGFTPLTSPEEAQMNMEASEVFRLRYEELLFYATCVCNCWCVFLCVCVCLEGGVCSVGMRLGSSCRWQLSRAMRLALRGCRLCLPWRGSEDAGTKPRISRRLLELWSYSRLLLKSLCFNSLSDSDTLLDCAFEPVYWIVDNTTRWFGVVFVWLVVLLTTSVVVIIYLFVLPTIVSTYSFPWIVWHLCCGHWLLVMVVFHYYKATTTSPGHPPKDRIHIPSVSICKKCITPKPPRTHHCSICNTCVLKMDHHCPWLNNCVGHLNHRYFFSFCIYMTLGCIYCSVSSRELFLDAYGAIERYYQTPPPKDTFAGTIAHKCVIFLWVLTSSVAVALGGLTVWHFLLISRGETSVERHINRKETKRLRAKGKVFRNPYHHGRINNWKLLFGVERRSHY, encoded by the exons ATGCTCTCAGTTGGAAAAGGCAGCACTTTCAGTATGTGGTCCTATGTGCTACCTGCTGCTCTAATATCCCAGCCCACATGTTTACATGTCAACATATCAAATCCGTCTGAAGGCTTCACACCTCTGACTTCTCCTGAGGAGGCACAGATGAACATGGAAGCCTCAGAAGTCTTCAGGCTGCGTTACGAAGAGCTTCTGTTCTACGCAACCTGTGTTTGTaactgttggtgtgtgtttctgtgtgtttgtgtgtgtctggaagGCGGAGTGTGCAGCGTTGGAATGCGTCTgggcagcagctgcaggtggCAGCTGTCCCGGGCCATGCGACTGGCGCTGCGTGGGTGCCGGCTGTGTCTCCCATGGAGGGGGAGCGAAGACGCGGGGACGAAACCGCGGATCAGCAGGAGGCTTCTGGAGCTCTGGAGCTACAGCAGACTGCTGCTCAAGTCACTGTGCTTCAACAGCCTCAGCGACTCGGACACTCTGCTGGACTGTGCATTTGAACCCGTCTACTGGATCGTGGACAACACGACCCGCTGGTTTGGAGTG GTGTTTGTCTGGCTTGTCGTACTGCTCACTACCTCAGTTGTGGTCATCATCTACCTATTCGTCCTCCCCACCATCGTCAGCACATATTCTTTTCCCTGGATTGTCTGGCACCTCTGCTGTGGCCACTGGCTTCTGGTCATGGTGGTCTTCCATTACTATAAggccaccaccacctccccagGACATCCACCCAAG GACAGAATTCATATTCCTTCAGTGTCCATCTGTAAGAAATGCATCACTCCCAAACCTCCCAGGACGCACCACTGCAGCATCTGCAACAC ATGTGTTTTGAAGATGGACCACCACTGCC CGTGGTTGAACAACTGCGTGGGTCATCTGAATCATCGctacttcttttccttctgCATTTACATGACTCTGGGATGCATCTACTGCAGCGTCAGCAGCAGAGAATTGTTCCTGGATGCCTACGGTGCCATagag AGATACTACCAGACCCCTCCTCCAAAAGACACTTTTGCAGGGACCATCGCTCACAAGTGTGTCATCTTCCTCTGGGTGCTCACCAG CTCTGTGGCGGTAGCGCTGGGAGGACTCACCGTGTggcacttcctgctcatcagcAGAGGAGAAACCAGTGTGGAGCGCCACATCAACCGCAAAGAGACCAAGAGACTCAGAGCAAAGGGCAAG GTGTTCAGAAATCCTTATCATCACGGCAGAATTAACAACTGGAAGTTACTTTTTGGTGTGGAAAGGAGGAG TCACTATTGA
- the zdhhc16b gene encoding palmitoyltransferase ZDHHC16B isoform X1 — protein MLSVGKGSTFSMWSYVLPAALISQPTCLHVNISNPSEGFTPLTSPEEAQMNMEASEVFRLRYEELLFYATCVCNCWCVFLCVCVCLEGGVCSVGMRLGSSCRWQLSRAMRLALRGCRLCLPWRGSEDAGTKPRISRRLLELWSYSRLLLKSLCFNSLSDSDTLLDCAFEPVYWIVDNTTRWFGVVFVWLVVLLTTSVVVIIYLFVLPTIVSTYSFPWIVWHLCCGHWLLVMVVFHYYKATTTSPGHPPKDRIHIPSVSICKKCITPKPPRTHHCSICNTCVLKMDHHCPWLNNCVGHLNHRYFFSFCIYMTLGCIYCSVSSRELFLDAYGAIERYYQTPPPKDTFAGTIAHKCVIFLWVLTSSVAVALGGLTVWHFLLISRGETSVERHINRKETKRLRAKGKVFRNPYHHGRINNWKLLFGVERRRTNLHFSSFSSTCSLLSLQITMSSANIIVHGDSCLTSSVSLDVLH, from the exons ATGCTCTCAGTTGGAAAAGGCAGCACTTTCAGTATGTGGTCCTATGTGCTACCTGCTGCTCTAATATCCCAGCCCACATGTTTACATGTCAACATATCAAATCCGTCTGAAGGCTTCACACCTCTGACTTCTCCTGAGGAGGCACAGATGAACATGGAAGCCTCAGAAGTCTTCAGGCTGCGTTACGAAGAGCTTCTGTTCTACGCAACCTGTGTTTGTaactgttggtgtgtgtttctgtgtgtttgtgtgtgtctggaagGCGGAGTGTGCAGCGTTGGAATGCGTCTgggcagcagctgcaggtggCAGCTGTCCCGGGCCATGCGACTGGCGCTGCGTGGGTGCCGGCTGTGTCTCCCATGGAGGGGGAGCGAAGACGCGGGGACGAAACCGCGGATCAGCAGGAGGCTTCTGGAGCTCTGGAGCTACAGCAGACTGCTGCTCAAGTCACTGTGCTTCAACAGCCTCAGCGACTCGGACACTCTGCTGGACTGTGCATTTGAACCCGTCTACTGGATCGTGGACAACACGACCCGCTGGTTTGGAGTG GTGTTTGTCTGGCTTGTCGTACTGCTCACTACCTCAGTTGTGGTCATCATCTACCTATTCGTCCTCCCCACCATCGTCAGCACATATTCTTTTCCCTGGATTGTCTGGCACCTCTGCTGTGGCCACTGGCTTCTGGTCATGGTGGTCTTCCATTACTATAAggccaccaccacctccccagGACATCCACCCAAG GACAGAATTCATATTCCTTCAGTGTCCATCTGTAAGAAATGCATCACTCCCAAACCTCCCAGGACGCACCACTGCAGCATCTGCAACAC ATGTGTTTTGAAGATGGACCACCACTGCC CGTGGTTGAACAACTGCGTGGGTCATCTGAATCATCGctacttcttttccttctgCATTTACATGACTCTGGGATGCATCTACTGCAGCGTCAGCAGCAGAGAATTGTTCCTGGATGCCTACGGTGCCATagag AGATACTACCAGACCCCTCCTCCAAAAGACACTTTTGCAGGGACCATCGCTCACAAGTGTGTCATCTTCCTCTGGGTGCTCACCAG CTCTGTGGCGGTAGCGCTGGGAGGACTCACCGTGTggcacttcctgctcatcagcAGAGGAGAAACCAGTGTGGAGCGCCACATCAACCGCAAAGAGACCAAGAGACTCAGAGCAAAGGGCAAG GTGTTCAGAAATCCTTATCATCACGGCAGAATTAACAACTGGAAGTTACTTTTTGGTGTGGAAAGGAGGAG gacaaacctccacttctctagcttctcctccacctgttccctgctctcactacagatcacaatgtcatctgcaaacatcatagtccatggagattcctgtctaacctcgtctgtcagcctggaTGTACTCCACTAG
- the zdhhc16b gene encoding palmitoyltransferase ZDHHC16B isoform X4: MRLGSSCRWQLSRAMRLALRGCRLCLPWRGSEDAGTKPRISRRLLELWSYSRLLLKSLCFNSLSDSDTLLDCAFEPVYWIVDNTTRWFGVVFVWLVVLLTTSVVVIIYLFVLPTIVSTYSFPWIVWHLCCGHWLLVMVVFHYYKATTTSPGHPPKDRIHIPSVSICKKCITPKPPRTHHCSICNTCVLKMDHHCPWLNNCVGHLNHRYFFSFCIYMTLGCIYCSVSSRELFLDAYGAIERYYQTPPPKDTFAGTIAHKCVIFLWVLTSSVAVALGGLTVWHFLLISRGETSVERHINRKETKRLRAKGKVFRNPYHHGRINNWKLLFGVERRRTNLHFSSFSSTCSLLSLQITMSSANIIVHGDSCLTSSVSLDVLH; encoded by the exons ATGCGTCTgggcagcagctgcaggtggCAGCTGTCCCGGGCCATGCGACTGGCGCTGCGTGGGTGCCGGCTGTGTCTCCCATGGAGGGGGAGCGAAGACGCGGGGACGAAACCGCGGATCAGCAGGAGGCTTCTGGAGCTCTGGAGCTACAGCAGACTGCTGCTCAAGTCACTGTGCTTCAACAGCCTCAGCGACTCGGACACTCTGCTGGACTGTGCATTTGAACCCGTCTACTGGATCGTGGACAACACGACCCGCTGGTTTGGAGTG GTGTTTGTCTGGCTTGTCGTACTGCTCACTACCTCAGTTGTGGTCATCATCTACCTATTCGTCCTCCCCACCATCGTCAGCACATATTCTTTTCCCTGGATTGTCTGGCACCTCTGCTGTGGCCACTGGCTTCTGGTCATGGTGGTCTTCCATTACTATAAggccaccaccacctccccagGACATCCACCCAAG GACAGAATTCATATTCCTTCAGTGTCCATCTGTAAGAAATGCATCACTCCCAAACCTCCCAGGACGCACCACTGCAGCATCTGCAACAC ATGTGTTTTGAAGATGGACCACCACTGCC CGTGGTTGAACAACTGCGTGGGTCATCTGAATCATCGctacttcttttccttctgCATTTACATGACTCTGGGATGCATCTACTGCAGCGTCAGCAGCAGAGAATTGTTCCTGGATGCCTACGGTGCCATagag AGATACTACCAGACCCCTCCTCCAAAAGACACTTTTGCAGGGACCATCGCTCACAAGTGTGTCATCTTCCTCTGGGTGCTCACCAG CTCTGTGGCGGTAGCGCTGGGAGGACTCACCGTGTggcacttcctgctcatcagcAGAGGAGAAACCAGTGTGGAGCGCCACATCAACCGCAAAGAGACCAAGAGACTCAGAGCAAAGGGCAAG GTGTTCAGAAATCCTTATCATCACGGCAGAATTAACAACTGGAAGTTACTTTTTGGTGTGGAAAGGAGGAG gacaaacctccacttctctagcttctcctccacctgttccctgctctcactacagatcacaatgtcatctgcaaacatcatagtccatggagattcctgtctaacctcgtctgtcagcctggaTGTACTCCACTAG